Proteins encoded within one genomic window of Deltaproteobacteria bacterium:
- a CDS encoding ABC transporter substrate-binding protein, translating to MKVISMESSKLKNIAITTCLLAAAIGFCGAVPVSAQPAPANIGVLTPGVNFAPVLDGLREGLMKFGYREGKNLSFIVEDSKGETANLDGHVAKLIEAKPDLIFTVATAHTTAVKRATATIPIVFTVVGDPVRAQLVDSFASSRNNVTGVSNHAALLTAKRLELLKDLAPRAKSVLVIVSINETSAKVVLPYLNEPAKKMGFRLVSKDVVGTEDFGKLLAERWQSIDAIFPIPSVLIGMNIQGLIAKAKMERIPLVVHEDSWVKAGALGSYGSDFHLMGAQAAKLVVKVLKGVKPAEIPIETPYPLVLTINRSTAKAIGLKVPEKILERADKIFD from the coding sequence ATGAAGGTGATAAGCATGGAGTCAAGCAAATTGAAAAATATCGCAATCACGACTTGCCTGTTAGCGGCGGCAATCGGATTCTGCGGCGCGGTACCCGTGAGCGCGCAGCCGGCGCCGGCGAATATTGGAGTGCTGACGCCGGGAGTGAACTTTGCGCCGGTGTTGGACGGACTGCGCGAGGGGCTGATGAAATTCGGTTACCGCGAAGGTAAGAATCTGAGTTTTATCGTCGAGGATAGCAAAGGCGAGACGGCCAACCTTGACGGGCATGTGGCAAAACTGATCGAGGCGAAGCCGGATCTGATTTTTACGGTGGCAACAGCGCACACGACTGCGGTCAAACGAGCCACCGCAACGATTCCGATTGTCTTTACCGTGGTGGGCGATCCGGTGCGTGCTCAGCTCGTCGACAGCTTCGCCTCGTCGCGCAACAATGTCACGGGGGTATCCAATCACGCAGCGCTGCTAACGGCGAAGCGGCTAGAACTGTTAAAGGACCTCGCGCCCAGGGCGAAGTCGGTCTTGGTGATCGTTTCGATAAATGAAACCAGTGCCAAGGTCGTGCTGCCCTATTTAAACGAGCCCGCCAAAAAGATGGGTTTCCGTCTGGTAAGCAAAGACGTCGTCGGCACCGAAGACTTTGGCAAACTGCTGGCAGAAAGATGGCAGAGCATTGACGCGATCTTTCCTATTCCGTCCGTTCTAATCGGGATGAATATTCAGGGATTGATCGCCAAAGCGAAAATGGAACGTATACCTTTAGTTGTTCACGAGGACTCTTGGGTTAAAGCGGGCGCGCTGGGTTCTTACGGTTCCGACTTCCATTTGATGGGCGCGCAAGCGGCCAAACTCGTGGTTAAAGTTTTGAAAGGCGTGAAACCCGCCGAGATCCCGATCGAGACGCCGTATCCTCTGGTGCTCACGATCAATCGTAGCACCGCCAAAGCGATCGGTCTCAAAGTTCCTGAAAAAATCTTGGAGCGGGCCGATAAAATATTCGACTAA
- a CDS encoding aldo/keto reductase, with protein MEYTTLGRTGLKVSVAGLGCGGPSRLGMRGDAGAEEHAVRLIKQALDLGVNFLDTAQNYGTEGVVGKAIAGRPRDQVVISTKITLPKPDDTDPAAAIFAGVEKSLRLLGTDYIDIYHLHGVEPKDYQFAQDRLIEPMRRLKEQGKIRFIGVTEGFVVDTAHTMLEDSLKKNLWDVVMVGFSLLNPSARKNIFPLTLQAGVGVLDMFAVRRALSQTKRLMEMCAELVEKGTLAKDALELNDPLGFLLKETDAATLPEAAYRFCRHEQGVDVVLTGTGNLDHLNENLNAITKPPLPKAALAKLDKLFGDLDTLTGN; from the coding sequence ATGGAATACACAACTTTAGGTAGAACAGGTTTGAAAGTTAGCGTCGCTGGACTGGGCTGCGGCGGGCCGAGCCGGCTCGGCATGCGCGGCGATGCCGGGGCGGAAGAACATGCGGTTCGCTTGATCAAGCAGGCGCTCGATCTCGGCGTCAACTTTCTCGACACGGCGCAGAATTACGGCACCGAAGGGGTGGTCGGCAAAGCGATCGCCGGACGGCCGCGGGATCAGGTGGTGATCTCCACTAAGATAACCTTACCGAAGCCCGACGATACCGATCCTGCGGCGGCGATTTTTGCCGGTGTCGAGAAGAGTTTAAGATTGCTCGGCACCGACTACATCGACATCTATCATCTGCACGGCGTCGAGCCCAAGGATTACCAGTTCGCGCAAGATCGTTTGATCGAACCGATGCGCCGGTTGAAGGAGCAGGGCAAGATTCGTTTCATCGGCGTCACCGAAGGGTTTGTCGTCGACACCGCGCACACGATGTTGGAAGACAGTCTCAAAAAAAATCTCTGGGACGTGGTGATGGTCGGCTTCAGTTTGCTCAATCCGTCGGCGCGCAAAAACATTTTTCCGCTGACGCTGCAAGCCGGCGTCGGGGTCCTCGACATGTTCGCCGTGCGGCGCGCCTTAAGCCAAACTAAGCGGCTCATGGAGATGTGCGCAGAGCTGGTTGAGAAGGGTACCCTGGCAAAAGATGCACTCGAACTGAACGACCCGCTGGGTTTCTTACTCAAAGAAACTGACGCCGCGACGTTGCCGGAAGCGGCCTACCGTTTTTGCCGTCATGAGCAAGGTGTCGATGTGGTTCTCACGGGCACCGGCAATCTGGATCATCTGAATGAAAACTTAAACGCGATCACCAAACCGCCGTTACCCAAAGCCGCGCTTGCCAAGCTCGACAAGTTGTTCGGCGATTTAGACACCCTGACTGGCAACTAA
- a CDS encoding PaaI family thioesterase produces the protein MSDLAFQDQGSVHHCHGCGAANEKGLQLKSFWNGDEAVATWRAQPHHCGGAQDNLNGGIIASLIDCHSLNLAIAHAYRAEGRAIGSAPRIGYVTANLNVSYLKPTPLHEQIDLRARIAKLDGRKAWVDCALSVAGLIRATGEVLGVRVEW, from the coding sequence GTGAGCGATCTCGCTTTTCAGGATCAAGGCTCGGTACATCATTGCCATGGTTGCGGCGCCGCCAATGAGAAAGGCTTGCAGCTAAAAAGTTTTTGGAACGGCGATGAGGCGGTTGCCACCTGGCGCGCCCAGCCGCATCACTGCGGCGGCGCCCAGGATAATTTAAACGGCGGCATTATCGCTTCGCTAATCGATTGCCACAGCTTGAACCTCGCCATCGCCCACGCCTATCGCGCCGAAGGGCGCGCCATCGGCAGCGCGCCGCGCATCGGTTACGTCACGGCGAATTTGAATGTTTCCTATTTGAAGCCAACGCCGCTGCACGAACAAATTGATTTACGCGCACGGATTGCCAAGTTGGATGGCCGAAAGGCTTGGGTCGATTGCGCATTGAGCGTCGCCGGACTGATTCGCGCTACCGGCGAAGTGCTGGGCGTACGGGTGGAATGGTGA